A genomic region of Notamacropus eugenii isolate mMacEug1 chromosome 3, mMacEug1.pri_v2, whole genome shotgun sequence contains the following coding sequences:
- the ARL1 gene encoding ADP-ribosylation factor-like protein 1, with product MGGFFSTIFSSLFGTREMRILILGLDGAGKTTILYRLQVGEVVTTIPTIGFNVETVTYKNLKFQVWDLGGQTSIRPYWRCYYSNTDAVIYVVDSCDRDRIGVSKSELVAMLEEEELRKAILVVFANKQDMEQAMTPTEMANSLGLPALKDRKWQIFKTSATKGTGLDEAMEWLVETLKSRQ from the exons ATGG gTGGCTTTTTCTCAACTATTTTTTCCAGTCTGTTTGGAACTCGGGAGATGAGAATTTTAATTTTGGGCTTAGATGGAGCTGGAAAAACAACAATTTTGTACAGATTACAAGTCGGAGAAGTTGTTACTACTATTCCCA cCATTGGTTTCAATGTGGAGACGGTAACATACAAAAACCTTAAATTTCAAGTCTGGGATTTAGGAGGACAGACAAGTATCAG GCCGTACTGGCGATGTTATTATTCAAACACCGATGCAGTCATTTACGTCGTGGACAGCTGTGATCGAGACCGCATTGGAGTTTCCAAGTCGGAGTTAGTTGCCATGTTGGAG GAAGAAGAGCTAAGGAAAGCGATTTTAGTGGTGTTTGCAAACAAGCAGGACATGGAACAGGCCATGACCCCTACGGAGATGGCTAATTCACTCGGGCTTCCAGCCTTGAAGGACCGAAAATGGCAGATTTTCAAAACATCTGCAACGAAGGGCACTGGCCTTGATGAGGCAATGGAATG GTTAGTAGAAACATTGAAGAGCCGGCAGTAG